The following are encoded in a window of Sutcliffiella horikoshii genomic DNA:
- a CDS encoding IS256 family transposase translates to MTNINITINLEQLKAEVEKSSLGSPVKASLALVLNSLMEKERDEYINALSHERTDDRRGYRNGYYERELITGTGSLTLKVPRTRDGEFSTSVFQKYERCEQALILSMIEMVVNGVSTRKVTKIVEELCGKGVSKSLVSNLTKSLDPIVNEWRNRPLNTLYYPYIYVDAMYIKVRENDRVVSKGVLIACGVNEEGHREIIGLRVTHGESEESWSNFFDHLKSRGIQSPKMVISDAHAGLVAAIKESFLGTSWQRCCVHFLRNIMDSFPKKNSSEAKTELKEIFRTSNIKLSRELKRDFIEKYYEVKGFTKVIETLDAGFEDAMQFHSQKAELHKHLRTTNMLERVNREIRRRERVIQIFPNDQSAIRIIGSVLMKMEEEWSKSKYIHHI, encoded by the coding sequence ATGACCAACATTAATATTACTATAAATTTGGAACAACTTAAAGCCGAGGTAGAAAAAAGCTCTTTAGGATCCCCGGTAAAAGCATCTTTAGCCCTTGTATTGAATTCGCTTATGGAGAAAGAAAGGGACGAATATATTAATGCTCTCTCTCACGAGAGAACGGATGACCGCAGAGGATATCGGAATGGCTACTATGAACGAGAATTAATTACCGGCACTGGCTCACTCACATTAAAGGTTCCCCGAACTCGTGATGGTGAATTTTCAACTTCTGTATTCCAAAAGTATGAGCGATGCGAACAAGCTCTAATTCTTTCTATGATTGAGATGGTTGTAAATGGAGTCTCAACTCGTAAAGTTACCAAGATTGTAGAAGAACTGTGTGGAAAAGGTGTATCTAAATCACTAGTATCTAACCTCACTAAATCATTGGATCCAATAGTTAATGAGTGGAGAAACCGCCCACTAAACACCCTTTATTATCCATACATATATGTTGATGCCATGTATATTAAAGTTCGTGAGAACGATAGGGTTGTTTCAAAAGGAGTACTTATAGCTTGCGGTGTAAACGAAGAAGGACATAGAGAGATTATTGGGTTAAGGGTTACCCATGGGGAATCAGAAGAAAGTTGGTCTAATTTCTTTGATCACCTAAAATCAAGAGGGATACAATCACCTAAGATGGTGATTTCTGATGCACATGCAGGGTTAGTGGCTGCTATAAAAGAATCCTTTTTAGGAACCTCTTGGCAAAGGTGTTGTGTTCATTTTCTTAGGAATATAATGGACTCCTTTCCTAAGAAAAACTCTTCAGAAGCAAAAACAGAACTCAAGGAAATCTTTAGAACATCCAACATTAAATTGAGCCGAGAACTGAAGCGCGACTTTATTGAGAAGTATTACGAAGTAAAAGGGTTTACTAAGGTAATTGAAACGTTGGATGCTGGCTTTGAAGATGCAATGCAGTTTCATTCTCAAAAAGCTGAGCTTCACAAACACTTACGTACAACCAATATGCTAGAAAGAGTAAATAGGGAAATAAGGAGAAGAGAAAGGGTAATTCAAATTTTCCCGAACGATCAATCTGCAATACGTATAATTGGATCTGTACTGATGAAAATGGAGGAAGAATGGAGTAAGTCAAAGTATATACACCATATCTAA
- a CDS encoding HD domain-containing protein: MNLVEKAIVFAAEAHKHQTRKGTEIPYITHPFAVGMMLQGVGCSEEVIAAGIIHDTLEDTEATYDSLVKEFGGRVANLVVAASENDKSLSWEERKQHTINGLKDASMEELQVIVADKLHNLRSIRADLEENGDMVWERFNRGKEKQHWYYANIVKALAPRKDGFRLIGELEQEVRKVFGFVEL; this comes from the coding sequence ATGAATTTAGTAGAGAAAGCCATTGTTTTCGCAGCTGAAGCGCATAAGCATCAAACAAGAAAAGGGACAGAGATACCTTATATCACACATCCTTTTGCGGTTGGGATGATGTTGCAAGGGGTGGGCTGTTCTGAGGAAGTGATTGCTGCGGGAATTATACACGACACACTTGAAGATACGGAAGCCACGTATGATAGCTTGGTGAAAGAGTTTGGTGGTCGTGTAGCAAATTTAGTTGTGGCAGCTTCTGAAAATGACAAAAGTCTTTCATGGGAAGAAAGAAAACAGCACACCATTAATGGGTTAAAAGATGCATCCATGGAAGAGTTGCAAGTGATCGTTGCGGATAAGTTGCACAATTTACGCTCCATTCGAGCGGATCTTGAAGAGAATGGGGATATGGTTTGGGAACGGTTTAATCGTGGGAAAGAGAAGCAACATTGGTACTATGCAAACATTGTGAAGGCATTGGCTCCTAGGAAAGATGGGTTTAGGTTGATTGGTGAATTAGAGCAGGAAGTTAGAAAGGTTTTTGGTTTTGTAGAGTTGTAG